In one Silene latifolia isolate original U9 population chromosome 10, ASM4854445v1, whole genome shotgun sequence genomic region, the following are encoded:
- the LOC141608084 gene encoding uncharacterized protein LOC141608084 — MNLLSLNCRGLGNPAAVSGLRNLLRKEAPALVFLSETKLSGEEFRRVRASFDEYEGMEVDSVGRSGGLAFMWKKHVRCTFRSASVHHMDFEIMGDDGSWRATGFYGWPSVSERHLSWELLRLLGTQYNGPWVCIGDFNEVLFATEMKGGVRPQRQMNNFREAVDDCGLRDVDFEGYLFTYDNGQADDDNRQSRIDRALCNEVWIDLFPRAKLTHLEREWSDHAPILLRMVRRNREEQTVNKIFRFEHMWVGADGCEGVVQEAWDSGGTDLVDLLARCAEDLQKWKGVSIGKVMRDLKKKRRRLEVLNAGGGGGGRSRRAVMERKALVKEIAELLKQEELFWRQRSRAIWLKEGDRNTKFFHRKATQRKEKNHIAKLVDNEGRVWEGRDNVSKVAREYFEDVFASGQPNGFEHLLDGVEGRVTERMNMLLRCDYTEEEVVTALNQMHPLKAPGPDGMNGLFYQTYWHIVGQAVTRTVIGILRGAPFPEGINKTHIVLIPKKKAPDKMTDFRPISLCNVIYKLVSKVLANRLKTFLGEIVSENQSAFTPGRLITDNILVAFEMFHYMKNSKHKNGYMALKLDMSKAYDRVEWNFLERVLIRMGMDTGWVNRVMLCVTSVRFSVLINGSPTEEFCPQRGLRQGDPLSPYLFILCAEVLSSMMRRAAEIGSIHGVRVAPQSPTVTHLLFADDSIFFVKATINEAAKVKKILHEYAGASGQVINFDKTTVSFSRGTRERDKSGVTQVLGVRMVDGQDRYLGLPTMVGKLRSVVANVVRDKLGKKLQGWKGQLFSKAGREVLIKAVAQSIPTYAMSVFKLSDNFYNELRSLVSRFWWGAARGKAKIPWVAWSKMCKPKGMGGLGFRDFHKFNMALLGKQAWRFLTDKSSLMVRVLRGKYFPTGRFIEANLGDNPSYTWRGIWEAREVLKLGVRRRIGDGLTTKVWTDPWVPHTQSRMILSPRGEAPADMMVADLWSADGGSWDLAKVSELFLPFEQERILKIRISNTRPEDGWTWDLEKNGDYSVKSAYRALLGGEWEAVGSSNCIREKAMWNRIWKANVWPRVKVFMWQFCNEAIATKTNIATRIHSVDAGCPVCGCELETSLHLVRGCGWTGRVWDRLGLEVRRTEGYVRVREWVEDVWRELGDSEIDTFIFGCWAMWEARNKMVFENEKIEVSKVVKRVEGMRRELEVDMHNREGRVVAVGGGG; from the coding sequence atgaatcTCTTAAGTCTCAACTGCAGGGGGCTGGGCAATCCCGCTGCAGTTAGTGGTCTCCGTAATTTACTACGGAAAGAGGCCCCCGCCTTGGTCTTTCTCTCCGAGACCAAGCTTAGCGGTGAAGAATTTAGGAGAGTTCGGGCTAGTTTTGATGAGTATGAGGGAATGGAGGTGGATAGTGTGGGGAGGTCGGGGGGTTTGGCGTTTATGTGGAAGAAGCATGTTCGTTGTACTTTTCGGTCGGCTTCGGTTCACCATATGGATTTCGAGATTATGGGGGATGATGGGTCTTGGCGAGCGACGGGTTTCTATGGGTGGCCGAGTGTTTCTGAGAGGCATCTCTCGTGGGAACTGCTCCGATTGCTAGGAACGCAATATAATGGTCCGTGGGTGTGTATTGGGGATTTTAACGAGGTACTCTTTGCGACGGAAATGAAAGGGGGAGTGCGAccacaaagacaaatgaataatTTCCGGGAAGCAGTGGATGATTGTGGGCTGAGGGATGTCGATTTTGAGGGGTACTTGTTTACATATGACAATGGACAGGCGGATGACGATAATAGGCAAAGTCGAATAGATAGGGCCTTGTGCAATGAGGTTTGGATCGATTTGTTTCCGAGAGCTAAGCTTACCCATCTAGAGCGTGAGTGGTCTGATCACGCCCCAATCTTGTTGCGTATGGTGCGTAGAAACCGTGAGGAGCAGACGGTTAATAAAATTTTCCGGTTTGAGCATATGTGGGTGGGGGCGGATGGTTGTGAAGGAGTGGTTCAAGAGGCCTGGGACAGCGGGGGCACGGACCTGGTGGATTTATTAGCTCGGTGTGCTGAGGATTTACAGAAGTGGAAGGGGGTTAGCATAGGTAAAGTGATGAGAGACTTGAAGAAAAAGCGAAGGCGTCTTGAGGTGTTGAAtgcggggggggggggaggggggaggTCGAGGAGGGCAGTAATGGAGAGGAAGGCGTTGGTGAAGGAGATAGCGGAATTGTTAAAGCAAGAGGAGCTGTTTTGGAGGCAAAGATCACGGGCAATTTGGCTTAAGGAGGGTGATAGGAATACGAAATTCTTCCATAGAAAAGCAACACAACGCAAGGAGAAGAATCATATAGCCAAATTAGTTGATAATGAGGGTAGGGTTTGGGAAGGCAGGGATAACGTTTCTAAGGTGGCTAGGGAGTATTTTGAGGATGTTTTTGCTTCGGGGCAGCCGAATGGGTTCGAGCATCTGCTTGATGGAGTAGAAGGGAGGGTTACCGAGAGGATGAATATGCTTCTTCGATGCGATTATACGGAGGAGGAGGTTGTGACCGCGCTGAATCAAATGCACCCATTGAAGGCTCCCGGACCAGATGGCATGAATGGGTTGTTCTATCAAACCTATTGGCACATTGTGGGACAAGCTGTGACTCGAACGGTGATAGGCATTCTACGAGGAGCTCCATTCCCGGAAGGTATTAATAAAACTCACATTGTTTTAATTCCAAAAAAGAAGGCACCGGATAAAATGACTGATTTTCGCCCGATTAGTTTATGCAATGTAATTTATAAATTGGTGTCGAAAGTGTTAGCTAACCGGCTGAAAACTTTCTTGGGTGAGATTGTGTCGGAAAATCAAAGTGCCTTTACCCCCGGTCGTCTCATTACTGATAACATTCTGGTTGCTTTCGAAATGTTTCATTATATGAAAAATTCCAAACACAAGAATGGGTATATGGCTCTAAAACTTGATATGTCTAAAGCTTATGATAGAGTGGAGTGGAATTTTTTGGAGAGAGTTTTAATCAGAATGGGAATGGATACGGGATGGGTGAATAGGGTAATGCTATGTGTGACTTCGGTGCGTTTCTCTGTTCTTATCAACGGCTCCCCGACGGAAGAATTTTGCCCTCAGCGAGGTCTTAGACAAGGCGATCCGCTGTCCCCATATTTGTTTATTTTGTGTGCGGAGGTCTTATCCAGTATGATGAGAAGGGCAGCGGAGATTGGGTCTATTCATGGTGTACGGGTTGCCCCTCAGTCGCCTACGGTAACACATTTGCTTTTTGCGGACGACAGTATTTTCTTTGTAAAGGCAACGATTAATGAAGCGGCTAAGGTGAAGAAAATCTTACATGAGTACGCAGGAGCCTCGGGGCAAGTCATTAATTTCGACAAAACAACGGTTTCTTTTAGCCGGGGGACAAGAGAACGAGATAAAAGCGGGGTTACCCAAGTTTTGGGGGTGCGTATGGTGGATGGGCAGGATCGTTATTTGGGTTTGCCGACCATGGTGGGCAAATTGAGAAGTGTGGTGGCAAATGTTGTACGCGATAAACTGGGGAAGAAATTACAAGGATGGAAAGGGCAGTTGTTTTCGAAGGCAGGTCGGGAAGTGTTGATAAAGGCAGTAGCCCAATCAATCCCAACCTATGCTATGAGTGTCTTCAAACTCTCGGATAATTTTTATAACGAACTTCGGTCCCTTGTTTCGCGTTTTTGGTGGGGAGCAGCTCGGGGTAAGGCGAAAATTCCTTGGGTTGCGTGGTCAAAGATGTGTAAGCCGAAGGGAATGGGTGGCCTGGGATTTAGGGACTTCCATAAGTTCAACATGGCGCTTCTCGGAAAACAAGCTTGGCGGTTCTTGACTGATAAATCTAGCCTCATGGTTCGAGTTCTTAGAGGTAAATATTTCCCCACGGGTAGGTTTATAGAAGCTAATCTTGGAGATAATCCTAGCTATACGTGGCGAGGAATTTGGGAAGCTCGAGAGGTGTTGAAACTGGGTGTACGGAGACGCATAGGGGACGGCTTGACTACGAAAGTTTGGACTGATCCATGGGTCCCACATACACAGTCAAGGATGATTCTTTCCCCGCGAGGTGAAGCACCGGCTGATATGATGGTAGCGGATTTGTGGTCGGCTGATGGAGGTTCGTGGGATTTGGCTAAGGTGAGTGAACTGTTCCTTCCTTTCGAACAAGAACGAATCCTAAAGATACGCATAAGTAACACGAGACCTGAGGATGGATGGACATGGGACCTCGAAAAGAATGGGGACTATTCGGTAAAGTCCGCATATAGAGCTTTGCTTGGTGGAGAATGGGAGGCAGTTGGGTCATCGAATTGTATACGGGAAAAGGCGATGTGGAACCGTATTTGGAAAGCGAATGTTTGGCCCCGAGTTAAGGTGTTTATGTGGCAGTTCTGTAACGAGGCAATTGCTACAAAAACGAACATAGCTACTCGAATCCATTCCGTGGATGCGGGTTGTCCAGTGTGTGGTTGCGAGTTGGAGACTAGTCTTCATCTTGTAAGGGGTTGTGGGTGGACGGGAAGGGTGTGGGATAGGTTGGGGTTGGAGGTTAGGAGGACGGAGGGGTATGtgcgggtgagggagtgggtggaggatgtgtggagGGAGTTGGGGGATAGCGAGATAGATACTTTCATCTTCGGGTGTTGGGCGATGTGGGAAGCGAGAAATAAAATGGTGTTTGAAAACGAGAAGATTGAGGTGTCGAAGGTGGTGAAGAGGGTGGAGGGAATGAGGAGGGAGTTGGAGGTTGATATGCACAACAGGGAGGGGAGAGTGGTAGCCGTAGGAGGTGGTGGATAG